One part of the Rutidosis leptorrhynchoides isolate AG116_Rl617_1_P2 chromosome 1, CSIRO_AGI_Rlap_v1, whole genome shotgun sequence genome encodes these proteins:
- the LOC139885613 gene encoding nuclear envelope-associated protein 2-like, protein MSTLSSTREIDPLLRDLSEKKQNFRRNVVSLAAELKDVRNRLSFQEESFAKESLTRQASEARAKNMELEISRLQKCLDERNQQLKASSSDAEKYLRDLDYLNSELSSTKATAEASAASAQSAQIQCTVLLKELDQKNKSLKEHEARVNKLGGQLHLLQKDLQLRESSQKELKDEVMRVEHEFMQALAKSGTNNNCDLRKILDEVSPKNLEKMNKLLSAKDEEIAKLRDEIRVMSAHWKLKTKDLESQLEKHRRADQELKKRVLKLEFCLHEARAQTRKLQRIGERRDKDLKEVKEELEAAKNGDGANSDNQNFWESSGFKIAVSMSMLILVLFSKR, encoded by the exons ATGTCAACTTTGAGCTCAACAAGGGAGATTGATCCATTATTGAGGGATCTAAGTGAGAAAAAGCAAAACTTTAGAAGAAATGTCGTTTCACTTGCTGCAGAACTTAAGGATGTTCGAAATCGTCTTTCGTTTCAAGAAGAATCATTTGCTAAAGAATCTTTAACTAGACAGGCAT CAGAAGCTAGAGCTAAGAATATGGAATTAGAGATTTCTAGATTACAGAAATGTTTagatgaaagaaatcaacagcttAAAGCATCATCATCTGATGCTGAAAAG TACCTACGGGACCTGGATTATCTTAATTCAGAGCTTTCATCTACAAAAGCAACAGCAGAAGCGAGTGCAGCCTCGGCTCAATCTGCACAGATTCAATGCACAGTCCTTTTAAAGGAATTGGATCAGAAAAATAAGTCACTGAAAGAGCATGAAGCTCGTGTTAATAAACTTGGAGGGCAACTCCATCTTTTGCAGAAAGATCTTCAATTAAGAGAATCTTCACAAAAAGAACTAAAAGATGAAGTCATGCGTGTTGAGCATGAATTTATGCAAGCTTTAGCCAAGAGTGGCACGAATAATAATTGTGATTTGCGGAAGATTCTTGACGAGGTTTCACCTAAAAATCTCGAGAAAATGAATAAGCTTTTGTCTGCAAAAGATGAAGAAATAGCTAAGTTGAGAGATGAAATTCGTGTTATGTCTGCACATTGGAAGCTTAAAACGAAGGATCTCGAGTCCCAA TTGGAGAAACATCGTAGAGCTGATCAGGAGCTGAAGAAAAGGGTTTTAAAACTGGAGTTTTGTCTTCATGAAGCTCGGGCTCAAACCCGAAAGCTTCAAAGG ATTGGAGAAAGGCGAGACAAAGATCTTAAAGAAGTAAAAGAAGAACTTGAAGCAGCAAAGAATGGTGATGGTGCAAATAGTGACAATCAAAATTTTTGGGAGAGTTCAGGGTTCAAAATTGCTGTGTCGATGTCAATGTTGATTCTGGTTTTATTCTCCAAGCGTTAA
- the LOC139848758 gene encoding uncharacterized protein — MAKSPSTNSFSIFLFYFLFLVIFLCISARSSDIPHTVDSHYFETREVNYKEQQQLFPSIHRALIEYFRHKLTQFDSIDPPTTALPTAPITNPVTAPVTNSPGIVTVPGTNPGGTPPVTNPVNPPVPVTNPQNPPIPVTNPVNSPVPVTNPVTTPTTNPVTTPSTNPGTQPTMNPVTAPSGGNGNGQAGRWCVAKNGASQMALQSALDYACGTGGADCVTIQQGQSCYEPATLQNHASFAFNSYYQKNPSPTSCDFGGVAAVTTTNPSTGSCVYPSSASSSSSPTITSPTTTPSTTPNTQTPTNPAAFPAPATSASPGSTFPGTQSPPPGFSLGSPDPTNFGALGASPPLVNTASVSNNLRPIIGFLVIVTSIFMLNEKV, encoded by the exons CTAGAAGTTCCGATATTCCTCATACCGTTGACTCGCACTATTTTGAGACAAGAGAAGTTAATTATAAGGAACAACAACAGTTATTTCCTTCTATTCACAGGGCACTGATAGAATATTTTCGCCACAAACTGACCCAATTCGACTCAATTGATCCCCCAACCACAGCCTTACCCACAGCTCCAATAACCAATCCAGTAACCGCCCCAGTAACTAATTCACCAGGGATCGTAACCGTGCCAGGCACCAACCCAGGTGGCACGCCACCTGTCACCAATCCGGTAAATCCACCTGTGCCTGTCACAAACCCTCAAAATCCACCTATACCTGTCACAAACCCTGTGAATTCACCTGTACCAGTTACTAATCCAGTTACAACACCAACTACTAACCCAGTTACAACACCGAGTACTAATCCTGGGACCCAGCCAACGATGAACCCAGTGACCGCACCATCTGGAGGAAACGGAAATGGTCAAGCGGGTCGCTGGTGCGTAGCAAAGAACGGTGCGTCACAGATGGCGTTGCAGTCGGCTCTTGATTACGCGTGTGGGACCGGTGGAGCTGATTGTGTTACGATTCAACAAGGTCAAAGTTGTTATGAACCAGCCACACTTCAGAACCATGCTTCATTTGCTTTCAACAGTTATTACCAAAAGAACCCGTCACCAACAAGTTGCGATTTTGGTGGTGTGGCTGCAGTAACTACTACAAATCCAA GCACGGGTTCATGCGTCTACCCATCATcggcatcatcatcttcatcaccaacAATTACTTCACCTACTACAACGCCATCAACAACACCGAATACGCAAACACCTACTAATCCAGCAGCATTTCCTGCACCTGCCACGTCAGCATCTCCAGGGTCAACTTTTCCAGG GACACAATCTCCACCACCAGGGTTTAGCTTAGGAAGCCCTGATCCAACAAATTTTGGAGCTTTAGGTGCAAGTCCTCCTTTGGTGAACACAGCATCTGTATCCAACAATCTGCGTCCCATTATCGGGTTTCTTGTAATTGTAACATCCATCTTCATGTTGAATGAAAAGGTTTGA